The nucleotide sequence ACGCCGCAGGACATCACCGAGAAGGCCCGGATCGAGGCCAAGAGCGACAAGCCTTCGATGGAGAAGGCGATGCCCGAGAGTTTTTCGGAATTGACCCGCATCTACGGGATTCTGGAAAAGCACTACCGCGACATGCAGGACATGGAGTTCACCATCGAGCGCGGCAAGCTCTGGATGCTCCAGACCCGCAACGGCAAGCGCACCGCCAAGGCGGCCCTGCGCATCGCCGTCGAGCTCGCGGGCGAAGGCCTGATCTCTAGGCAAGAGGCGGTCAGGCGCATCGAGCCCGGCGCCCTCGACCAGCTCCTGCATCCGACCATCGATCCGGATGCCGAGCGCAAGGTGATCGCCACCGGCCTGCCGGCCTCGCCCGGCGCGGCGGTCGGCGAGATCGTGTTCAACTCCGAGGAAGCCGAAGAGGCCAGGAAGGCCGAGCGCCGCTGCATCCTCGTGCGCATCGAGACCTCGCCGGAGGACATCCACGGCATGCACGCGGCCGAGGGCATCCTCACGACCCGCGGCGGCATGACCAGCCACGCGGCGGTGGTCGCCCGCGGCATGGGCAAGCCCTGCGTCTCCGGCGTCGGCTCGATCCGCATCGACTACAAGGCCAGGACGCTCACCGTCGGCGGCGTGACCCTGAAGGCGGGTGACGTCATCACCATCGACGGCTCGACCGGGCAGGTGATCCAGGGCGAGGTCAAGATGCTCCAGCCGGAGCTGTCGGGCGACTTCGCCGCGCTGATGGAGTGGGCGGACGCGGTGCGGACCATGAAGGTGCGCACCAACGCCGACACCCCGGCCGACGCCCGCGCCGCCCGCAAGTTCGGCGCCGAGGGCATCGGCCTGTGCCGCACCGAGCACATGTTCTTCGAGGGCGACCGCATCGTCGCGGTGCGCGAGATGATCCTCGCCGACGACGCGGAAGGGCGCCGTGCGGCGCTCGCCAAGATCCTCCCCTACCAGCGCCAGGACTTTCTGGAGCTGTTCACGATCATGTCGGGCCTGCCCGTCACGATCCGCCTGCTCGATCCGCCGCTGCACGAGTTCCTGCCGCACACGGACGAGGAGATCCGGGAGGTGATGTCGGCCACCGGCATCGCCGAGGACAAGATCCGTCACCGCATCCGCGAACTGTCCGAGCACAACCCGATGCTCGGCTTCCGCGGCTGCCGCCTCGCCATCGCCTTCCCCGAGATCGCCGAGATGCAGGCCCGCGCGATCTTCGAGGCCGCGGTCCAGGCCGCCAAGGATACCGGCGCGCCGGTGACGCCGGAGGTGATGGTGCCGCTGGTGTTCACGCGGATGGAGTTCGACATCGTCAAGGCCCGCATCGACGCCATGGCCAAGGCCGTGGCGGAGGAGACCGGCGCGAAGCTCGCGTATCAGGTCGGCACGATGATCGAGCTGCCGCGCGCCGCCCTCAAGGCCGGCGAGATCGCCGAGACCGCGGAGTTCTTCTCCTTCGGCACCAACGATCTCACCCAGACGGCGCTGGGCATTTCCCGCGACGACGCCGCGACCTTCCTCGGGCCCTACACCCAGAAGGGCATCCTTTCGGTCGATCCGTTCGTGTCGATCGATCAGGAGGGCGTGGGCGAACTGGTGAGGATCGGCGCCGAGCGCGGGCGCAAGACCCGCGAGGGGCTCAAGCTCGGCATCTGCGGCGAGCACGGCGGCGACCCGGCCTCGATCGGCTTCTGCCAGGAGGTCGGCCTCGACTACGTCTCCTGCTCGCCCTTCCGCGTGCCGATCGCCCGTCTCGCGGCGGCCCAGGCCGCCCTCGGCAGCGATGCCTGAGACCGATGCCGCAAGACCCCGCGGGCCATGGCTCGCGGGGGCTTCGGGGAAGAGGCGACAAGCTTCGCAATTATTTTGCGGACAGCCCCCTGAACCCGTGTCGCGCGGGCACGTTACCTGCTAGCGGAAGACCTCAGCGCGGCGCGCGCCGATCGGCCTTCCGACCAGGGCACCCGC is from Methylorubrum populi and encodes:
- the ppdK gene encoding pyruvate, phosphate dikinase gives rise to the protein MTKWVYSFGDGKAEGEASMRNLLGGKGANLAEMSNLGLPVPPGFTITTEVCTYYYQHDETYPAELADEVKAALEKVGALTGRRFGDADKPLLVSVRSGARASMPGMMDTVLNLGLNDATVEALAKDAEDERFAYDSYRRFITMYSNVVLGVEHHAFEEALEHYKEQKGLNLDTELKAGDWKHLIGVYKKIVRDEHGSDFPQKPEDQLWGAIGAVFDSWMIPRAKKYRELNNIPESWGTAVNVQAMVFGNMGDTSATGVAFTRNPSTGESALYGEFLINAQGEDVVAGIRTPQDITEKARIEAKSDKPSMEKAMPESFSELTRIYGILEKHYRDMQDMEFTIERGKLWMLQTRNGKRTAKAALRIAVELAGEGLISRQEAVRRIEPGALDQLLHPTIDPDAERKVIATGLPASPGAAVGEIVFNSEEAEEARKAERRCILVRIETSPEDIHGMHAAEGILTTRGGMTSHAAVVARGMGKPCVSGVGSIRIDYKARTLTVGGVTLKAGDVITIDGSTGQVIQGEVKMLQPELSGDFAALMEWADAVRTMKVRTNADTPADARAARKFGAEGIGLCRTEHMFFEGDRIVAVREMILADDAEGRRAALAKILPYQRQDFLELFTIMSGLPVTIRLLDPPLHEFLPHTDEEIREVMSATGIAEDKIRHRIRELSEHNPMLGFRGCRLAIAFPEIAEMQARAIFEAAVQAAKDTGAPVTPEVMVPLVFTRMEFDIVKARIDAMAKAVAEETGAKLAYQVGTMIELPRAALKAGEIAETAEFFSFGTNDLTQTALGISRDDAATFLGPYTQKGILSVDPFVSIDQEGVGELVRIGAERGRKTREGLKLGICGEHGGDPASIGFCQEVGLDYVSCSPFRVPIARLAAAQAALGSDA